A DNA window from Equus przewalskii isolate Varuska chromosome 12, EquPr2, whole genome shotgun sequence contains the following coding sequences:
- the PVRIG gene encoding transmembrane protein PVRIG: protein MLSGAAGCARLEGLAGYPQTALGKEPQPPALLTLKHGMETGKPCHCHFKSPEEGGPSPTAHHTEVSERRKWGRVWRTPSPAAPPACSHLQTSCNETGNRCRPHHHSPQSLGQRGAMDRPRALLLLLALLTLCVTAGTPKVWVQVQTEASKSPSFTVRCGFLGSGSISLVTVSCGKPDGAEGASLAVLHPEFGTELKAPARQAHWETKTSISLTLEGSEGRSPSPNTTFCCKFVSFPEGSQAACGNPSLSTDQGLSASTPAPVVRADLAGIWGVSGVLLFGCFYLLHLLRRQRHWSVMKLQPPLSSPQTQMPARAAGPASLASLHIPYATVNTSYFCPATLDTVLPPQPLSRWAQLPTHRTRQPQAPAPWASLPASARSSFISVENGLYTQAGERPPHAGPNLTPFPDPLGPRAVEGRLGVR from the exons ATGTTAAGCGGGGCAGCTGGCTGTGCGAGGCTGGAG GGCCTGGCCGGCTACCCACAGACTGCCCTGGGGAAGGAACCTCAGCCACCCGCCCTGCTCACCCTGAAGCACGGCATGGAGACAGGGAAACCTTGTCACTGTCACTTTAAGTCTCCTGAGGAAGGAGGTCCATCGCCCACTGCTCACCACACGGAGGTAAGTGAGAGAAGGAAGTGGGGCAGGGTGTGGAGAACACCCAGCCCGGCTGCTCCCCCGGCCTGCTCACACCTGCAGACTTCCTGCAATGAGACCGGAAACAGGTGCCGTCCCCACCATCACAGCCCCCAGAGCCTGGGCCAGAGGGGAGCCATGGACAGGCCCCGGGCCCTGCTCCTGCTCTTGGCGCTGCTGACACTCTGCGTCACTGCTG GGACCCCCAAGGTCTGGGTGCAAGTTCAGACGGAGGCCTCCAAGTCCCCGTCCTTCACTGTCCGCTGTGGATTCCTGGGATCTGGCTCCATCTCCCTGGTGACTGTGAGCTGCGGGAAGCCCGATGGTGccgaaggggccagcctggctgtGCTGCACCCGGAATTCGGCACCGAGCTGAAGGCCCCAGCCCGCCAGGCCCACTGGGAAACCAAAACCAGCATCTCCCTCACCCTGGAAGGGTCTGAGGGGAGAAGCCCCAGTCCGAACACCACCTTCTGCTGCAAGTTTGTTTCCTTCCCCGAGGGCTCCCAGGCGGCCTGTGGGAACCCCTCCCTCAGCACAGACCAAG GGCTCTCTGCCTCCACTCCAGCCCCCGTCGTGCGGGCCGACCTGGCTGGGATCTGGGGAGTCTCGGGGGTCCTCCTCTTTGGCTGCTTCtacctcctccacctcctgcgCCGGCAGAGGCACTG GTCTGTCATGAAGCTTCAGCCACCCCTCAGCAGCCCCCAGACACAGATGCCAGCAAGG GCGGCCggcccagcctccctggcctctctccacATCCCCTATGCCACGGTCAACACCAGCTACTTCTGCCCAGCAACTCTGGACACCGTCCTCCCGCCCCAGCCGCTGTCAAGGTGGGCGCAGCTCCCCACCCACAGGACACGCCAACCCCAGGCACCTGCCCCCTGGGCATCCCTGCCAGCCTCTGCTCGCAGCAGTTTCATCTCCGTTGAGAATGGACTCTATACTcaggcaggagagaggcctccCCATGCAGGCCCCAACCTTACCCCTTTCCCTGACCCTCTGGGGCCCAGAGCCGTGGAGGGTCGTTTAGGAGTTCGATGA